ATCCGGCGCAGCGATAGACGCCGTGCTCGTGGTTGTTCACGAGTTTCCCGCTGAAGGCCCGCTCGGTCCCCTTTTCCCTGAGCACGTGGAACTGCTCGGGAGACAGTATTTTCTTCCACTCTTCCTTCGTTTTCACTACCTGCTCGGTCATTATGTACCCCCTCTTCTCCGCGGAGAAGGCCTTGATCTGCGCCGCCGCGGCAGGAGTGCTCTTCGACAGAGCACCGCCACTGACAGCGCCCACAATTATGACAATCAGAAAAGCGGTAACGATCCCGGCAAGTGCTTTCATGACGAACTCCGTCTGTCTATTGGTCCTGCTGCCCTGGGAAACCGGATGTCGTTTTCATTATACATTAGAAGTGAGACGAGTAGCCACAGATGAGAGGGCAGCGTGAAAAAGGATCGGGGGAAGCGGGGTTGGTGTGCCTAAAAAGAGAGGCGACGCTATCACGTCCCCCTTTGCCAGGGTTCTACCGGAAAGTCCGGGGAAGCCGTAGTATGTTCCAATGAAGTGCGGCACGAGGCCTTGCGTCCCCCCCTTTGCGAAGGGGGGACAGGGGGGATTTGACTTGGCAAGGACCGTTGTGCAAAGTGCGCAACTGCTGTGGTCTCAAGCAAGTTTTTTGATTCCTGGTTGCAAAAACCTAGGGGCGTATGTCGTTGATCTTTAGACTGCCGCAGCAGTGCGGTTCGACGACCTACTGTTAAACGGGCTGCGGTTCTAGAGGAGAGTTGAAGATCAAATCCCCCCTGCCCCCCCTTCGCAAAGGGGGGAACGTTAGGCGTTCTGCGGTGCTTCGTGGCAATGTACCGACGCTCCCAGAATTCTCTGATGAGCCCTCGCGAAGGGTGTTCAGGGGGATGTGGCTGTCTGGTGTATACAACGATCATGAAAAAGGGAACAGGCTGCTCTTCGGAGAAAGGAAAAGCAGCCTGTTCGCGGGTGTATACAGGAGGCGGGGCAGGGGCGGGAGATGCCTATTCCTCTTCGTCCCCTTCGATGCCGTGCGCCGCGGCGTAGTCGGGGACGTCGTGCCAGAAGCGCTGCTGCAACTCGTTGAGAAGGGGCTCCAGGCTCTTGCGGTCCGAGGCGGAAACGCTGATGGCGGACAGGGTGCGCGAGAGTTTCCGCACTTTCATAAACGCCAGTGGATCGCGTTTCTTCATATCCGGCAACAGGTCGACCTTGTTGAATACCAGCAGCCGCGGCTTGTTGGAGAGCTCCAGCTCG
The DNA window shown above is from Geomonas sp. RF6 and carries:
- the msrB gene encoding peptide-methionine (R)-S-oxide reductase MsrB codes for the protein MKALAGIVTAFLIVIIVGAVSGGALSKSTPAAAAQIKAFSAEKRGYIMTEQVVKTKEEWKKILSPEQFHVLREKGTERAFSGKLVNNHEHGVYRCAGCGLDLYRSEDKFESGTGWPSFTRPIAPENVRTQSDNSFFMKRTGVVCPRCGGHLGHVFDDGPKPTGQRYCMNSAALEFVATKK